One Setaria viridis chromosome 5, Setaria_viridis_v4.0, whole genome shotgun sequence genomic region harbors:
- the LOC117854851 gene encoding uncharacterized protein, whose translation MAMKALPLTPSKSSSFGAQQTIPSFRPSAASPRSVRAYAKGDEEGNKQSLFGSITEALDFSQVRSEKDAELLYEAREKTKGGGRMTREQYGALRRKIGGTYQDFFKSYVEVDGEYVEDGWVDKTCKICKKDTRGEPRQVDKLGRYVHVACLENPKPANFFTKLFAR comes from the exons ATGGCCATGAAGGCTCTTCCGCTGACACCTTCCAAGAGCTCCTCGTTTGGAGCTCAGCAGACCATACCGTCCTTCAGGCCGAGTGCTGCAAGTCCCAGATCAGTTAGAGCTTATGCAAAGGGAGATGAGGAGGGCAACAAGCAATCCCTGTTTGGGAGCATCACCGAGGCACTGGACTTCTCGCAGGTCCGGTCCGAGAAGGACGCCGAGCTGCTGTATGAGGCCAGGGAGAAGACCAAAGGTGGAGGGAGGATGACAAGGGAACAG TACGGAGCACTCAGGAGGAAAATTGGGGGCACCTACCAGGATTTCTTCAAGTCATATGTTGAAG TCGATGGGGAATACGTGGAGGATGGTTGGGTTGATAAGACCTGCAAGATCTGCAAGAAGGACACAAGGGGGGAGCCAAGGCAGGTTGACAAACTAGGGAGATACGTGCATGTAGCATGCTTGGAGAACCCAAAACCGGCAAACTTCTTCACCAAACTTTTTGCCAGATGA
- the LOC117854849 gene encoding protein GRAVITROPIC IN THE LIGHT 1 produces MEPAKGKMRRTSSNLLLRITDICKVHSVGVAENVGGKPKADSTGGSSEDGAHLKVHPHQVSDHESCSGSSTSRYEEAVVEKLLDAISVLKLAYVKVQQAHVPYDPEKIAAAGERFVSELEETSGLKDLYVSANKWSNPMFQSLVSSRIHEHQKLAVELQADICKKDSELVLMRAELEEVERSNMELKEKIDQRAMHGERKFDIGKGESIDMFIKLFESSSKHIHDFTKLVVGWMKVSGWDLGISKFPIDKSAVYEKRSHKKYSVEAYFACAMLMGTKEEYFSMDFYDHVMSFEDPFDALMEAPNSAFGRFCREKYLVAVPRTMEDSFFGNLDHRAFVERGGHPRTQFYQTFARMARNVWALLTVARYLKPRAEMFFVKTGVQFQKKHMESVSARLITEEAKISVGFTVMPGFKIGCTVIRCKVYLSMLNARDF; encoded by the coding sequence ATGGAGCCGGCAAaggggaagatgaggaggacGTCTTCCAACCTGCTTCTGCGCATCACGGACATTTGCAAGGTGCATTCCGTCGGCGTCGCGGAGAACGTCGGCGGGAAGCCCAAGGCCGACAGCACCGGGGGGAGCAGTGAAGACGGTGCACACCTGAAAGTGCATCCACATCAAGTCTCCGACCATGAGAGCTGCTCTGGAAGCTCCACTTCCCGCTATGAGGAAGCGGTTGTCGAGAAGCTGCTTGATGCAATCTCTGTTCTTAAGCTGGCTTATGTCAAGGTTCAGCAAGCACATGTGCCATACGATCCTGAAAAGATTGCGGCAGCTGGTGAGCGATTTGTGTCGGAGCTTGAAGAGACCTCTGGGCTTAAAGATCTGTATGTTAGTGCCAACAAGTGGAGCAATCCAATGTTCCAGTCTCTTGTGAGCTCAAGAATTCATGAGCATCAGAAGCTCGCTGTGGAGTTGCAGGCTGACATCTGCAAGAAAGATTCTGAACTTGTTCTGATGCGAGCAGAGTTAGAGGAAGTGGAAAGGAGTAATATGGAACTGAAGGAAAAGATAGATCAGAGAGCAATGCACGGAGAGAGAAAATTTGACATTGGCAAGGGGGAATCAATAGATATGTTTATAAAATTGTTTGAGAGTTCATCGAAGCATATACATGATTTTACGAAACTAGTCGTCGGTTGGATGAAAGTTTCAGGATGGGACCTTGGCATCTCTAAATTTCCAATTGACAAATCTGCTGTATATGAGAAAAGGTCTCATAAGAAGTATAGTGTTGAGGCGTACTTTGCTTGCGCAATGCTTATGGGAACCAAAGAGGAGTACTTTTCCATGGATTtttatgatcatgttatgaGTTTTGAGGATCCATTTGATGCTCTTATGGAGGCCCCAAATTCTGCTTTTGGAAGATTTTGCCGAGAAAAGTATCTGGTGGCTGTACCCAGGACTATGGAGGATTCCTTCTTTGGAAATTTGGATCACAGAGCATTTGTGGAGAGGGGCGGTCATCCAAGGACACAATTTTACCAGACATTTGCAAGAATGGCTAGAAATGTTTGGGCATTGCTCACAGTTGCTCGCTACTTGAAACCAAGAGCTGAAATGTTCTTTGTAAAAACCGGTGTTCAGTTTCAGAAGAAGCACATGGAAAGTGTATCAGCCAGGTTGATTACAGAGGAAGCAAAGATCAGTGTTGGGTTTACAGTAATGCCTGGCTTTAAGATTGGATGCACTGTCATCAGGTGCAAGGTCTATCTGTCCATGCTGAATGCACGGGACTTCTAA
- the LOC117856533 gene encoding uncharacterized protein, translating to MDSALANQIGPFIPLGGILGAAVLCAVIWAVCRCCRDGAKDGCGGGVSATGKHEGLLDKTKDVVVAVPEPSGGGQQRGPDPGGDGDGDVELCAICKAPLAEEGWGGCRRLRPCGHVYHVDCVGLWLQRRWVCPVCRADVAVSPTEIMDAIV from the coding sequence ATGGATTCTGCGCTAGCGAACCAGATCGGCCCGTTCATACCTCTCGGCGGCATCCTGGGTGCCGCGGTGCTCTGCGCCGTCATCTGGGCCGTGTGCCGCTGCTGCCGGGACGGCGCCAAggacggctgcggcggcggcgtgtcgGCGACGGGGAAGCACGAGGGGCTCTTGGACAAGACCAAGGACGTCGTCGTTGCCGTTCCCGAGCCGAGTGGGGGCGGCCAGCAGCGGGGCCCGGacccgggcggcgacggcgacggcgacgtggaGCTGTGCGCGATCTGCAAGGCGCCGCTGGCGGAGGAGGGGTGGGGCGGGTGCCGGCGGCTGCGCCCGTGCGGGCACGTCTACCACGTGGACTGCGTCGGCCTGTGGCTCCAGCGCCGGTGGGTCTGCCCCGTGTGCCGGGCCGACGTCGCCGTGTCGCCGACCGAGATCATGGACGCGATAGTGTGA
- the LOC117859062 gene encoding U-box domain-containing protein 16, whose protein sequence is MANPRTVLTSAPSPPGCSSSSSSSSSSSSSAFAPPAPPSPSDGELLRSLHRLARDLSAAAETPAPFLRAALASITRRSKLLAAAFDDLVMCAAAGDLPRSASLCLREVLLVLQRFKALAADCAVRSRMRLLLQSDEIEEEVRELHQELATLLDLLPVAELGLAEDVVDLLALASRQCRRFAPAAGAEQALKARVLSVIQEVEREIVPERERLEEILDEVGINDAATCSDEIESLEREIGDRASERWADAMIALVGLLRYAKCVLFSATPRPSDSKPDPEVDEEGEPPAPPPDFRCPITLDIMREPVVVASGQTYDRESIARWFDSGKSTCPKTGQVLTVLELVPNKALKNLIAKWCRENGVAMESSQASKSEPAQAVSANKAALEAARMTASFLVKKLSISFSPDAANRVVHEIRLLSKSGSDCRAFVGEAGAVPLLVPLLYSEDAGLQLNAVTALLNLSILEANKKRIMHAEGAVEAVAHIMSSGATWRAKENAAAAVLSLASVHTYRRRLGRNLSIVEKLVHLVRTGPASTKKDALAALLSLAGERENVGKLVDAGVAQAALSAISEEETAAAVLAALAKRGGAEAIVGIDGAVARLVAEMRRGTEWARENATAALVLLCRRLGARAVTQVMAVPGVEWAIWELMGTGTERARRKAASLGRICRRWAAASAADGERGNGCPAASVVPPAMMAS, encoded by the coding sequence ATGGCTAATCCAAGAACGGTGCTGAcctccgcgccgtcgccgcccgggtgctcctcctcctcctcctcctcctcctcctcctcctcgtcggcgttcgcgccgcctgcgccgccgtcgccgtccgacGGGGAGCTGCTCCGGTCCCTACACCGCCTCGCGCGGGacctgtccgccgccgccgagacgcCGGCCCCGTTCCTGCGTGCCGCGCTCGCGTCCATCACCAGGCGGTCcaagctcctcgccgccgcgttcGACGACCTGGTCATgtgcgccgcggcgggggacCTGCCGCGGTCCGCGTCGCTGTGCCTCCGCGAGGTGCTCCTCGTGCTGCAGCGCTTCAAGGCCCTCGCCGCCGACTGCGCGGTGCGGAGCCggatgcggctgctgctgcagtcGGACGAGATCGAGGAGGAGGTGCGAGAGCTGCACCAGGAACTGGCTACGCTGCTCGACCTCCTGCCGGTCGCCGAGCTGGGCCTCGCCGAGGACGTCGTGGACCTGCTGGCGCTCGCGTCGCGCCAGTGCCGGCGGttcgcgccggcggccggggcggagcaGGCGCTCAAGGCGAGGGTGCTGTCGGTGATACAGGAAGTGGAGCGGGAGATCGTGCCGGAGCGGGAGAGGCTGGAGGAGATCCTGGATGAGGTGGGCATCAACGACGCGGCGACCTGCAGCGACGAGATCGAGAGCCTCGAGCGGGAGATCGGCGACCGCGCCTCCGAGAGGTGGGCTGACGCCATGATCGCGCTCGTCGGCCTGCTCCGGTACGCCAAGTGCGTCCTGTTCAGCGCCACGCCCCGGCCATCGGATTCCAAGCCGGACCCCGAGGTCGACGAAGAGGGCgagccaccggcgccgccgccggacttTCGCTGCCCCATCACCCTCGACATCATGCGCGagcccgtcgtcgtcgccagcGGCCAGACGTACGACCGCGAGTCCATCGCCCGGTGGTTCGACTCCGGCAAGTCAACGTGCCCCAAGACAGGGCAGGTCCTCACCGTCCTGGAGCTCGTGCCCAACAAGGCTCTCAAGAATCTCATTGCCAAGTGGTGCCGCGAGAACGGCGTCGCCATGGAGAGCAGCCAGGCCAGCAAGAgcgagccggcgcaggcggtgTCCGCGAACAAGGCCGCGCTGGAGGCGGCGCGCATGACGGCGTCGTTCCTGGTGAAGAAGCTCTCCATCTCATTCTCCCCTGACGCGGCCAACCGCGTCGTGCACGAGATCCGGCTGCTGTCCAAGTCCGGCTCCGACTGCCGCGCGTTCGTCGGAGAGGCCGGGGCCGTGCCGCTGCTGGTGCCCCTGCTCTACTCCGAGGACGCTGGGCTCCAGCTGAACGCCGTCACGGCGCTGCTGAACCTGTCCATCCTCGAGGCCAACAAGAAGCGCATCATGCACGCCGAGGGGGCCGTGGAGGCGGTGGCCCACATCATGAGCTCCGGCGCGACGTGGCGCGCCAAggagaacgcggcggcggccgtgctcaGCCTGGCGTCCGTCCACACCTAccggcgccgcctcggccgGAACCTGTCCATCGTGGAGAAGCTAGTGCATCTTGTGCGCACCGGCCCGGCGAGCACGAAGAAGGACGCATTGGCCGCGCTGCTGTCGCTGGCCGGCGAGCGGGAGAACGTCGGGAAGCTCGTGGACGCCGGCGTGGCGCAGGCGGCCCTGTCGGCGATCAGCGAGGAGGAGACCGCGGCTGCGGTGCTGGCCGCATTGGCgaagcgcggcggcgcggaggcgatcGTGGGCATCGACGGCGCCGTGGCGCGGCTGGTGGCCGAGATGCGGCGCGGCACGGAGTGGGCCCGGGAGAacgcgacggcggcgctggtgctCCTGTGCCGGCGGctgggcgcgcgcgcggtgaCGCAGGTGATGGCCGTGCCCGGCGTGGAGTGGGCCATCTGGGAGCTGATGGGCACCGGGACGGAGCGCGCCCGGCGCAAGGCCGCGTCGCTCGGCAGGATATGCCGGCGGTGGGCCGCCGCCTCGGCAgccgacggcgagcgcggcAACGGGTGCCCCGCCGCCAGCGTCGTGCCGCCGGCCATGATGGCGTCATGA